The following nucleotide sequence is from Pseudomonas sp. RC10.
GGCAGGTCAACCGCGCCCTTGCCGGCGGGGACCACGATTCCGTGGCTGTCGATATCCTTGGCGTGAACCAGAAGAAGATGCTCGCCCAGCGAGTCGGTGGCGTGTGCGACGATCTCCTGCTGTCGGGATTGCGCAGATGGCGGCAAAAGATTCGCAGCGTCCAGCACGATGCCCAGACGAGGGGACCTCACTTCATCAAGGACCTTTCGAGCGGCAGCGGCATCACAAATGACGTTGCCGGGTTCAGGTTCGATCCCGAGGGTCAGGTCGAATTCGTCGGCCAGAGCCAATGCGAAAGCCAACTCATCACGCAGGTCATACCAGGCCTGCCTTGAGGCATTGTCCGGGTGGGCACGCCACATGTCCGACAGCTCCCGCGAACCTGTGCAGAGCGTCACCAATGGCACCCCCATTTCCCGGGCAGCCCGCATGACATTTGCGAACCCCAGGCGCAAGCTGCGCCGGTACACCGGGTCAGGATGCGCCATGTTGTAGGTGCCTGACAGGGCACAGATCGAGATACCTGCTTCGCGCGCGCCCTGCGCGATGCTTGCAGCAATGCCATCAGGAAGCTCCCTTGGCAAGGACGCCAAGCCCGCGCACGACAGATTGAATTGCGTGGCACCGAAGCCATCTGCGCGAATTTTCGAAAACAAGCTGCCTGGGTATTTAGCCGAATAGGTGCGTGCAAAAACGCCCGGCGTCATCACAGTCTGCCCTCGACATCAGCCAGTCTGACAGGCTTGCCGCTGGCCACCGATCGAGCGGTGGCAATCATCGCCCGAACGGACGCGATGCCGTCGTCGATATCGGCGCCTCGCATCGGAGCCCCATCGAGGAGCGTGTCGGCGAAGCCTTCCAGTTGTCGGCGATAGAAATGGCCATCGGCTGCCAACGGGCGGTGCCAGGTCGCGTCGCGCTCTGAGAAGATGTCCACTTCGGACGATTTGAAGTACCACGGGTTATAGGTCTTGGCGATGACGCTGCCGTGTTCGCCGTACAGTTGCAGGCCTTCATGCCAGTCCATGCGCACCGCGACGGTCAGGTCCAGATGTCCCGCAGCGCCATTGGCGAATTCGACATCGATGAACCAGGAATAGGCGCCGAATTTTTCGGTCAGGCGTGCGCTGACTTCAACAATGTCACCACACAAGAAACGGGCGGTGTCGAACAAGTGACTGCCGTGGGCGAGCATGTAGTACTGCCGCAGATCCGCCTTGGGATTACCGGCGGGCTTGAGGGCTTCTTTGCTGAAGATCGGCATCGGCTGCACAGCGTCAGTGACGGTATAGCGGTGGGTTGAGTCGCAGTACCACGCCTTGAGCGCCAGTATCTGTCCCATCTCGTCGCGCACGAAGTCTCTGGCGCGTTCCAGACCGATGTCGAAACGCTTCATATGACCGACTTGCAGGATT
It contains:
- a CDS encoding sugar phosphate isomerase/epimerase; the protein is MTPGVFARTYSAKYPGSLFSKIRADGFGATQFNLSCAGLASLPRELPDGIAASIAQGAREAGISICALSGTYNMAHPDPVYRRSLRLGFANVMRAAREMGVPLVTLCTGSRELSDMWRAHPDNASRQAWYDLRDELAFALALADEFDLTLGIEPEPGNVICDAAAARKVLDEVRSPRLGIVLDAANLLPPSAQSRQQEIVAHATDSLGEHLLLVHAKDIDSHGIVVPAGKGAVDLPQFVARVRATGYDGPLVGHNFEEVDAPGVADYLQRIIRREAHEPA
- a CDS encoding Gfo/Idh/MocA family oxidoreductase; its protein translation is MNVKDDRRLKVGVLGCGPIAQFAHFDSCIKARNAELHAICDVASDLVNRMGATYGPTRTFLDYDRMLADPELDAVIIATSDAFHVEASRRALAAGKHVLCEKPLGVSVEEVEDLAATVRDSGKILQVGHMKRFDIGLERARDFVRDEMGQILALKAWYCDSTHRYTVTDAVQPMPIFSKEALKPAGNPKADLRQYYMLAHGSHLFDTARFLCGDIVEVSARLTEKFGAYSWFIDVEFANGAAGHLDLTVAVRMDWHEGLQLYGEHGSVIAKTYNPWYFKSSEVDIFSERDATWHRPLAADGHFYRRQLEGFADTLLDGAPMRGADIDDGIASVRAMIATARSVASGKPVRLADVEGRL